Proteins from a single region of Gemmatirosa kalamazoonensis:
- a CDS encoding VOC family protein: MTDRIRVSGIGGVFFKARDPVALAAWYREHLGVEVGAGQTHAVFEAGPDGRDASGAQVQTVWSAFPADTTYFGTGTAGWMINYRVANLDAMLEQLRAAGGWVSEKIEDAGYGRFGWAADPEGNRFELWEPAPDEPSTGAEDPPAA; this comes from the coding sequence GTGACCGACCGCATTCGGGTGTCCGGCATCGGCGGCGTGTTCTTCAAGGCACGCGACCCGGTCGCGCTCGCGGCCTGGTATCGGGAGCACCTCGGCGTCGAGGTGGGCGCGGGGCAGACGCATGCCGTGTTCGAGGCGGGGCCGGACGGCCGGGACGCGAGCGGGGCGCAGGTGCAGACGGTGTGGTCGGCGTTCCCGGCCGACACGACGTACTTCGGCACCGGGACGGCCGGGTGGATGATCAACTACCGCGTGGCGAACCTGGACGCGATGCTCGAGCAGCTGCGGGCGGCGGGCGGGTGGGTCTCCGAGAAGATCGAGGACGCGGGCTACGGTCGCTTCGGCTGGGCGGCCGATCCGGAGGGGAACCGGTTCGAGCTGTGGGAGCCGGCGCCGGACGAGCCGTCCACGGGCGCGGAGGACCCGCCCGCGGCCTAA
- a CDS encoding DUF664 domain-containing protein: protein MLPSPLRIEPIAGYTPTIGRLVGMLSYARSTTLAAVRGLTIPELDHLHDAESNSIGALLAHMAAVERSYQVLTFEARLLSAQEQAQWSTALQLGAAGRRALRGEPLEHYLDALAAARRSTLEALAARDDDWLERSVGPAPAINAHWAWFHVAEDEVNHRGQIRWLRARLPKPDTSEAVT, encoded by the coding sequence ATGCTTCCCTCGCCTCTGCGGATCGAGCCGATCGCCGGCTACACGCCGACGATCGGACGGCTGGTCGGCATGCTGAGCTACGCGCGATCCACCACGCTCGCCGCCGTCCGGGGTCTGACCATCCCCGAGCTCGATCACCTGCACGACGCCGAGAGCAACTCGATCGGCGCGCTGCTCGCCCACATGGCCGCGGTCGAGCGCTCGTACCAGGTGCTGACGTTCGAGGCACGGCTCCTCTCGGCGCAGGAGCAGGCGCAGTGGTCGACGGCCCTGCAGCTCGGCGCCGCGGGGCGACGTGCGCTGCGGGGCGAGCCGCTCGAGCACTACCTGGACGCGCTGGCGGCGGCGCGTCGGAGCACGCTGGAGGCGCTCGCCGCGCGCGACGACGACTGGCTCGAGCGCTCCGTGGGGCCGGCGCCGGCGATCAACGCGCACTGGGCGTGGTTCCACGTCGCGGAGGACGAGGTCAATCATCGCGGCCAGATTCGCTGGCTGCGCGCGCGCCTGCCGAAGCCGGACACGAGCGAGGCCGTCACCTGA
- a CDS encoding creatininase family protein, with product MRTPSSLFIALLVASIAGAQQPAAPAKLSVHWEELTAADFRDAITRAQGTCLLPFGILEKHGPHLPLGNDLLSARYAALHAAEQEYAVVFPEYYFGQIFEAKHEPGTIAYSRGLQLQLLQETTDEMARNGCKKIIIVNGHGGNNSLLPYFAQSQLETPHDYVTYVQGLARSGPGEPQHKSSRAGDMHAGESETSMSLIVRPDLVHLDRAAQESGADQGRAKLPDGLYTGIWWYARFPNHYAGEGAVASRELGEFEAKNWINAIVQSIRAVKADQESLRLQNEFYERSKDPLKTPQ from the coding sequence GTGCGCACCCCGTCATCGCTCTTCATCGCTCTGCTCGTCGCGTCGATCGCCGGCGCGCAGCAACCTGCGGCACCGGCCAAGCTCTCCGTGCACTGGGAGGAGCTGACCGCGGCCGACTTCCGCGACGCGATCACGCGCGCGCAGGGGACGTGCCTGCTCCCGTTCGGCATCCTGGAGAAGCACGGGCCGCACCTTCCGCTGGGCAACGACCTGCTCAGCGCGCGCTACGCGGCGCTCCACGCGGCCGAGCAGGAGTACGCCGTGGTGTTTCCCGAGTACTACTTCGGCCAGATCTTCGAGGCGAAGCACGAGCCGGGCACCATCGCGTACAGCCGCGGCCTGCAGCTGCAGCTGCTGCAGGAGACGACGGACGAGATGGCGCGCAACGGCTGCAAGAAGATCATCATCGTGAACGGCCATGGCGGCAACAACAGCCTGCTCCCGTACTTCGCGCAGTCGCAGCTCGAGACGCCGCACGACTACGTGACCTACGTGCAGGGACTCGCGCGCAGCGGCCCCGGCGAGCCGCAGCACAAGTCGAGCCGGGCGGGCGACATGCACGCCGGCGAGAGCGAGACGTCCATGAGCCTGATCGTGCGTCCGGACCTCGTGCATCTGGACCGGGCGGCGCAGGAGTCGGGCGCCGATCAGGGGCGCGCGAAGCTGCCGGACGGTCTCTACACCGGCATCTGGTGGTACGCGCGGTTCCCGAACCACTACGCCGGCGAGGGCGCGGTCGCGTCGCGCGAGCTCGGCGAGTTCGAGGCGAAGAACTGGATCAACGCGATCGTGCAGTCGATCCGCGCGGTGAAGGCGGACCAGGAGAGCCTGCGGCTGCAGAACGAGTTCTACGAGCGGAGCAAGGATCCGCTGAAGACGCCGCAGTAG